The following are from one region of the Paenibacillus sabinae T27 genome:
- a CDS encoding D-Ala-D-Ala carboxypeptidase VanY translates to MKKWFLALALLLLTSCEQGREIVIRETNDHAGNIPVKVTEEQVYQGDLLLVNKEYSLHKVGIQPDIVNLYGYKELTQGYALLDHTIRLSQRVAREFSVMIGAAEGDGVRHFMISSGYRSLDEQDRLYQEKGADYALPSGHSEHNLGLSLDIGSTEMEMNRAAEGKWLEKNAWKYGFILRYPKDKTDITGIQYEPWHFRYVGLPHSLIMKDKNFTLEEYLDYLKTKRTISIETGGKSYEISYVPIAKDTVIYILEGRRYSLSGDNIGGVIVTTSR, encoded by the coding sequence ATGAAGAAGTGGTTTTTGGCGCTTGCCTTGCTGCTGCTAACAAGCTGTGAGCAGGGCCGTGAAATCGTAATCCGCGAAACGAACGATCATGCCGGCAACATTCCGGTCAAGGTTACGGAAGAGCAGGTATACCAGGGAGATCTGCTCTTGGTTAATAAAGAGTATTCATTACATAAGGTGGGAATACAACCCGATATCGTGAATCTTTACGGCTATAAGGAATTGACCCAGGGCTATGCGCTTCTGGACCACACTATCCGTTTATCGCAAAGAGTGGCACGGGAATTTTCCGTCATGATCGGGGCTGCAGAAGGGGACGGGGTCCGGCATTTTATGATCAGCAGCGGTTATCGGAGCTTGGATGAGCAGGACCGGCTCTACCAGGAAAAAGGAGCCGATTACGCGCTGCCTTCCGGGCACAGTGAGCATAATCTGGGCTTGTCCCTTGATATCGGTTCTACGGAAATGGAGATGAACCGGGCAGCCGAAGGCAAATGGCTGGAGAAAAACGCCTGGAAATACGGATTCATATTGAGATACCCCAAGGATAAGACGGATATCACAGGCATTCAGTATGAACCCTGGCATTTTCGTTATGTGGGCCTGCCTCACAGCTTGATTATGAAAGACAAAAATTTCACTTTGGAGGAGTATCTGGATTATCTGAAAACAAAGCGGACAATTTCAATTGAAACGGGCGGAAAATCCTATGAGATTTCTTATGTTCCCATAGCCAAAGATACGGTGATCTATATCTTGGAAGGACGTCGCTATTCGCTGTCAGGCGATAATATAGGCGGGGTCATTGTGACCACATCCCGCTAA
- a CDS encoding helix-turn-helix transcriptional regulator: protein MKNRLEEIRKQHGIKQEELAEALAVSRQTIGSLENGRYNPSIILAFKIARYFKLSIEEIFIYEEE from the coding sequence TTGAAGAACCGTCTGGAGGAGATCCGCAAACAGCATGGAATCAAGCAGGAGGAATTGGCCGAGGCTTTGGCGGTTTCCAGACAGACGATCGGCTCGCTGGAGAATGGCCGCTATAATCCATCTATTATTTTGGCGTTCAAGATCGCTCGCTATTTCAAGCTGTCAATTGAAGAGATTTTTATTTATGAGGAGGAATAA
- a CDS encoding sugar phosphate isomerase/epimerase family protein has translation MNAVFVPTSVFGNACVAQQHLVEPIRAGGADGIEIRRELFPPGALPLAECREANLRSGLRCVYSVPMELWNQEGRLNEELLLHILGEAAVLKPEMLKVSLGCYAGIPGLASEEELILAEQGRLIQLDRLLRKYREKSGPLTLLIENDQTFYGGKADNLKAFFQAVKRCGLDGVKMTFDTGNWIYCEEDPLAAAAIFAPYVAYIHFKHVVRSGGMWVTLPLPEEEDALWRKLLGRLPGNVPRAIEFALPGAECLERYIGMLRSGGSGNKLAAGKGIA, from the coding sequence ATGAATGCGGTTTTTGTTCCAACTTCTGTTTTTGGAAACGCTTGCGTGGCGCAGCAGCACTTGGTGGAGCCGATTCGCGCCGGAGGTGCGGACGGCATCGAAATCAGACGCGAGCTGTTCCCGCCGGGAGCCCTTCCGCTTGCCGAGTGCCGCGAGGCGAACCTGCGCAGCGGCCTGCGCTGCGTATACTCCGTTCCGATGGAGCTGTGGAATCAGGAGGGAAGGCTGAACGAGGAGCTGCTCCTGCACATTCTTGGGGAAGCGGCGGTGCTGAAGCCCGAAATGCTGAAAGTGTCGCTGGGCTGCTATGCGGGCATTCCGGGGTTGGCCTCGGAGGAAGAGCTGATCCTTGCCGAACAGGGCCGGCTCATCCAGCTTGACCGGCTCCTTCGGAAATACCGGGAGAAATCGGGGCCGCTGACGCTGCTGATCGAGAACGACCAAACGTTTTACGGAGGCAAAGCGGATAATTTGAAAGCGTTTTTTCAGGCGGTGAAGCGGTGCGGGCTGGACGGTGTGAAGATGACGTTCGATACGGGTAACTGGATCTACTGCGAGGAGGACCCCTTGGCGGCCGCGGCGATTTTTGCTCCTTACGTCGCCTATATTCACTTCAAGCATGTCGTCCGTTCGGGCGGCATGTGGGTCACTCTGCCTCTTCCGGAAGAAGAGGATGCTCTATGGCGGAAGCTGCTGGGGCGGCTGCCGGGGAATGTGCCGCGGGCGATCGAGTTCGCGCTTCCCGGGGCGGAATGCCTTGAACGATATATCGGAATGCTGCGGAGCGGCGGTTCCGGGAACAAATTAGCAGCAGGAAAGGGGATAGCATAA
- a CDS encoding sugar kinase, with amino-acid sequence MSLKDVVTFGEAMVMFVADKPGALKDIDKFSRRLAGAEVNTAVGFARLGLSAGWVSRLGDDVFGEYIREYLERENIDISGVTRDSTHPTGFQLKSKVLEGDPQVQYFRKNSAASTLSGADVEPDYLTGFRHLHMTGIPPALTKETREFAYAALGAMKAEGRSVSFDPNLRPSLWSSREEMVSVINDLACRADWVLPGVEEGEILTGSRDPRAIAEFYLNKGVSLVVVKLGPEGAYFRTQTDEGTVQGFKVEEVVDTVGAGDGFAVGLVSGMLEGLTVSQAVQRGNAIGALAVQSEGDHDGYPTKSELETYLQYQLTGVK; translated from the coding sequence ATGAGCCTGAAGGATGTGGTCACTTTCGGAGAAGCCATGGTTATGTTCGTCGCCGATAAGCCCGGGGCTCTGAAGGACATCGACAAGTTCAGCCGCCGTCTGGCAGGAGCGGAGGTGAATACGGCGGTCGGCTTTGCCCGGCTGGGGCTTTCAGCGGGATGGGTCAGCCGATTGGGCGACGACGTTTTTGGGGAATATATCCGCGAGTACCTGGAAAGGGAGAACATCGACATCTCCGGCGTCACACGCGATTCCACGCATCCGACCGGCTTTCAGCTGAAATCGAAGGTGCTGGAAGGCGATCCGCAGGTGCAGTATTTCCGCAAAAACTCGGCGGCAAGCACACTCTCGGGTGCAGACGTGGAACCGGACTACTTGACCGGCTTCCGCCATCTGCACATGACCGGCATCCCTCCGGCGCTGACGAAAGAGACGCGCGAATTCGCATATGCGGCTTTGGGTGCAATGAAGGCGGAGGGACGCAGCGTTTCTTTCGATCCGAATCTGCGGCCTTCGCTCTGGTCCTCCCGTGAAGAGATGGTATCGGTCATCAACGACCTGGCCTGCCGCGCCGACTGGGTGCTGCCGGGAGTAGAAGAAGGCGAGATTTTGACCGGTTCCAGGGACCCGCGCGCAATCGCCGAATTTTATCTGAACAAGGGCGTCTCGCTCGTTGTCGTCAAGCTGGGGCCGGAGGGCGCATACTTCCGCACGCAGACGGACGAAGGCACCGTACAGGGCTTCAAGGTGGAAGAGGTTGTGGACACGGTGGGAGCCGGAGACGGCTTTGCCGTCGGACTCGTCAGCGGTATGCTGGAAGGGCTTACGGTTTCACAGGCGGTACAGCGGGGGAACGCGATCGGCGCGCTGGCTGTGCAGTCTGAAGGCGACCATGACGGCTATCCGACCAAATCGGAACTTGAAACTTATCTCCAATATCAACTTACGGGAGTGAAATAA
- a CDS encoding MFS transporter translates to MNNNKSGGFVAARWLRLMPIVFITYSLAYLDRANYSFGAAAGMAKDLQITASMSSLLGALFFLGYFFFQVPGAHYAENKSAKKLVFWSLILWGLLAAATGIVHNVHFLIVIRFCLGVVESAVMPAMLVFLSHWFTKKERSRANTFLILGNPVTVLWMSIVSGYLVSSVGWRWMFIIEGLPPVIWAFFWWKLVNDKPSEAKWLTDEDKKALDGALQEEQKGLKPVKNYGEAFKSPLVIKLCLQYFFWSIGVYGFVMWLPSIIKSAPDMNMVTTGWLSSVPYVLAVVGMLTASYFSDKTLNRKIFVWPFLMIGAVAFYASYLLGADHFWISFILLVIAGGAMYTPYGPFFAIMPEILPRNVAGGAIALVNSMGALGSFAGSYIVGYLNGSTGGFGASYIFMAGSLLLSAILTMTVGKARKVSGQQPEPKLEVSAR, encoded by the coding sequence ATGAATAATAACAAAAGCGGCGGTTTCGTTGCTGCGCGCTGGCTACGGCTCATGCCCATCGTATTCATTACGTACAGTCTGGCTTACCTCGACCGGGCGAACTACAGCTTCGGCGCAGCAGCCGGCATGGCCAAGGATCTGCAGATTACGGCCTCGATGTCCTCGCTGCTGGGCGCGCTCTTTTTCCTCGGATACTTCTTCTTTCAGGTGCCTGGCGCGCATTACGCCGAGAACAAGAGCGCCAAGAAGCTCGTCTTCTGGTCTCTCATTCTATGGGGCTTGCTGGCTGCGGCTACCGGTATTGTCCATAACGTTCATTTTCTGATTGTCATCCGGTTCTGTCTCGGCGTGGTCGAGAGTGCGGTTATGCCGGCGATGCTGGTGTTCTTAAGCCACTGGTTTACGAAAAAAGAGCGCTCCCGCGCCAACACGTTCCTGATCCTCGGCAATCCCGTAACCGTGCTGTGGATGTCGATTGTATCCGGCTATCTTGTATCCTCCGTCGGCTGGAGATGGATGTTCATTATCGAAGGGCTGCCGCCGGTAATCTGGGCTTTCTTCTGGTGGAAGCTCGTAAACGACAAGCCTTCCGAAGCGAAATGGCTGACCGATGAAGACAAGAAGGCGCTTGATGGCGCTCTTCAGGAAGAACAAAAAGGGCTCAAGCCTGTAAAAAACTACGGCGAAGCGTTCAAGTCCCCGCTTGTCATCAAGCTCTGCCTGCAGTATTTCTTCTGGAGCATCGGCGTGTACGGCTTCGTGATGTGGCTACCTTCAATTATCAAGTCGGCTCCCGATATGAACATGGTAACGACCGGCTGGCTGTCGTCCGTTCCTTATGTACTGGCGGTTGTCGGCATGCTGACCGCTTCCTATTTCTCCGATAAGACGCTCAACCGGAAAATATTCGTCTGGCCGTTCCTGATGATCGGCGCCGTCGCTTTCTACGCTTCGTACCTGCTGGGCGCGGATCACTTCTGGATTTCCTTTATCCTGCTCGTGATCGCAGGCGGCGCCATGTACACTCCGTACGGACCGTTCTTTGCCATCATGCCGGAAATTCTGCCCCGCAACGTGGCGGGCGGCGCGATCGCGCTGGTCAACAGTATGGGCGCGCTTGGATCTTTTGCCGGCTCATATATCGTCGGTTACCTGAACGGCTCCACCGGCGGCTTCGGCGCATCCTATATCTTCATGGCGGGCTCGCTGCTCCTGTCGGCGATTCTGACCATGACGGTCGGCAAAGCCCGTAAGGTGTCCGGGCAGCAGCCTGAGCCGAAGCTGGAGGTGTCCGCGCGGTGA
- a CDS encoding orotidine 5'-phosphate decarboxylase / HUMPS family protein gives MKIQLALDRMSIEEAAAMVRRTEPYIDWIEVGTSLIKEFGMASVEALKREFPHKTIVADMKTFDNAKYEFELCFGAGADVATVMGAAPPVTVALCVETARRLEKQVMIDLLHTSPEQQRELAGHPGAIHCLHVSKDQQEGGGLRLQGAGGSRAAAHDAAGEREGSGDGADGGPGAEGAACLRIAAAGGITLESLPGLLALKPEVIIVGSAITKAPDPAQAARRFQELIREYAGEGGLRGRSIYDEL, from the coding sequence GTGAAAATCCAGCTGGCGCTAGACCGGATGAGCATAGAGGAAGCAGCAGCTATGGTCCGGCGAACGGAGCCCTATATCGACTGGATCGAGGTGGGCACCTCGCTGATCAAGGAATTCGGCATGGCGTCCGTGGAAGCGCTTAAGCGTGAATTTCCGCATAAAACCATCGTTGCGGACATGAAGACGTTCGATAACGCGAAGTACGAATTTGAATTGTGCTTTGGTGCCGGGGCGGATGTAGCGACCGTTATGGGCGCGGCACCGCCGGTTACCGTGGCGCTGTGCGTGGAGACGGCGCGGCGGTTGGAGAAGCAGGTCATGATCGACCTGCTTCATACCTCGCCGGAGCAGCAGCGGGAGCTGGCAGGGCATCCCGGAGCGATCCACTGCCTGCATGTCAGCAAGGACCAGCAGGAAGGCGGCGGGCTCCGGCTGCAAGGCGCAGGCGGCAGCCGGGCAGCGGCGCATGACGCTGCCGGAGAACGGGAGGGCAGTGGCGACGGAGCAGACGGCGGCCCAGGCGCCGAAGGTGCGGCATGCCTTAGGATTGCCGCCGCCGGAGGCATTACGCTGGAGTCGCTGCCGGGCCTGCTGGCGCTGAAGCCCGAGGTCATCATCGTCGGCTCGGCGATTACGAAGGCGCCTGATCCGGCGCAGGCAGCCCGCCGATTTCAAGAGCTTATCCGGGAGTATGCCGGAGAGGGCGGATTAAGGGGCCGTTCTATATACGATGAACTTTAA
- the hxlB gene encoding 6-phospho-3-hexuloisomerase: protein MSKLKEILLEAKEVLERVDETVVTETAVLLAGGKRIFVVGEGRSGLMAKSFAMRMMHLGATVYVIGETITPSISPGDILVAVSGSGTTHGVVWTAQKARELGAFVIALTTDDGSPLGRSASRLLTIPAATKHRREGERRSVQPLGSLFDQCVHLVLDSVCLSYAELRGVDHAAAYKQHSNVE from the coding sequence ATGAGCAAGCTGAAGGAAATCCTTTTGGAAGCGAAGGAAGTGCTGGAGCGTGTGGATGAGACGGTTGTAACGGAAACGGCCGTGCTGCTGGCCGGAGGAAAGCGGATCTTCGTTGTGGGCGAGGGCCGGTCGGGTCTTATGGCGAAATCATTCGCCATGCGGATGATGCATTTGGGCGCGACCGTCTACGTGATCGGCGAGACGATTACTCCGTCCATCTCCCCAGGCGACATTCTGGTCGCCGTATCCGGGTCGGGAACGACTCACGGCGTCGTCTGGACGGCGCAGAAGGCCCGGGAGCTGGGCGCGTTCGTGATCGCCCTGACGACAGATGACGGCTCGCCGCTGGGCCGGTCCGCCTCGCGGCTGCTGACCATTCCGGCGGCGACCAAGCACCGCCGCGAGGGTGAACGCAGAAGCGTCCAGCCGCTCGGCTCCCTGTTCGACCAGTGCGTCCATCTCGTACTGGACAGCGTCTGCCTGAGCTACGCGGAGCTGCGGGGCGTCGATCATGCTGCCGCATACAAGCAGCATAGCAATGTAGAATAG
- a CDS encoding DUF445 domain-containing protein, which yields MKSRYLATISLVVMACGFLLTLFLPSNLAVELLRGGFEAGLVGGIADWFAVTALFRYPLGLRIPHTSLLLKNRDKIAGSLISAMENELLNKQSIENKLRGIRFIQIGSSMLTRFFSRKKNRTEMLERLAVLVSRIPAEKVLPHLQSALAGYVRSADLKEAADTVVTRLVHDGKDKDALDYGLGQAAAWLGRAETKTMLGQLASSKLAEVKLGGFKGMAFQAFAGFVDEEMLGDLLQNMLLSALHDIRDEDSVYRETIIREIRVALFQLVNDEERMNSLRDWAAAELEGEVAGVFLLARLEDMRGRALALLEQDRARGGRGLFAAYALLARRIAGEKEWVLELEDRIRLSLLAFAEANHYRIGVLVKENLDKMDDATLVAMLEEKVGKDLQWIRVNGAVCGFAVGLVLSAIQWISLG from the coding sequence ATGAAATCCAGATATTTAGCGACAATCTCACTTGTGGTCATGGCGTGCGGGTTCCTGCTGACGCTGTTTTTGCCGAGCAATCTGGCAGTGGAGCTGCTCAGGGGAGGCTTCGAGGCGGGGCTGGTCGGCGGGATTGCGGACTGGTTCGCGGTTACGGCGCTGTTTCGTTATCCGCTGGGACTTCGTATCCCGCATACGTCTCTGCTGCTGAAGAACCGCGACAAGATTGCAGGGTCCCTGATTTCGGCGATGGAGAACGAGCTGCTGAACAAGCAGAGCATCGAGAACAAGCTGCGCGGAATCCGCTTCATCCAGATCGGCTCCTCGATGCTCACGCGCTTCTTTAGCCGCAAGAAGAACCGGACGGAGATGCTGGAGCGCCTGGCTGTTCTGGTGAGCCGGATTCCGGCGGAGAAGGTGCTGCCGCATCTACAATCGGCGCTCGCGGGTTATGTCCGCAGCGCGGATTTGAAAGAGGCCGCCGATACGGTCGTCACGAGACTCGTGCATGACGGAAAGGATAAGGACGCCCTCGATTACGGGCTCGGACAAGCGGCCGCCTGGCTCGGCCGGGCGGAGACGAAGACCATGCTCGGACAGCTCGCTTCCTCCAAGCTTGCCGAGGTTAAGCTGGGCGGCTTCAAGGGAATGGCTTTTCAGGCATTTGCCGGGTTTGTCGATGAGGAGATGCTTGGCGATCTGCTGCAGAATATGCTGCTGTCGGCCCTGCACGATATCCGGGATGAGGATAGCGTCTACCGCGAGACCATCATCCGGGAGATTCGGGTTGCCCTGTTCCAGCTCGTAAATGACGAGGAGCGGATGAATTCGCTGAGGGACTGGGCTGCGGCCGAACTGGAAGGGGAAGTGGCGGGAGTCTTCCTGCTGGCCCGACTGGAGGACATGCGCGGAAGGGCGCTTGCGCTGCTGGAGCAAGACCGCGCCCGCGGCGGGCGGGGCCTGTTCGCCGCTTATGCGCTGCTCGCCCGCCGCATCGCCGGGGAGAAGGAATGGGTCTTGGAGTTGGAGGATCGAATCCGCCTCTCGCTGCTCGCGTTCGCGGAGGCCAACCATTACCGGATCGGTGTGCTGGTGAAGGAGAATCTCGACAAAATGGACGATGCCACCCTGGTCGCCATGCTGGAGGAGAAAGTCGGGAAGGACCTGCAGTGGATTCGCGTCAACGGTGCGGTGTGCGGCTTTGCCGTCGGTCTGGTGCTTTCCGCGATCCAATGGATCTCCTTGGGATAA
- a CDS encoding P-II family nitrogen regulator, which yields MLMLKIIVRPQKVDEVMAELLNAGFPSISKMDILGRGKQKGIQVGDIHYDQISKKMLMMVIPEDDKEEVIDIVKRTARTGEKGSFGDGKIFVLPVLEAYTISSGKKEL from the coding sequence ATGTTGATGCTCAAAATTATCGTAAGACCGCAAAAAGTAGATGAAGTGATGGCGGAACTGCTGAATGCGGGCTTCCCGTCCATCAGTAAAATGGATATATTGGGACGCGGCAAGCAAAAAGGGATTCAAGTGGGCGATATTCACTACGACCAGATTTCGAAAAAAATGCTGATGATGGTCATTCCTGAAGACGACAAGGAAGAGGTCATCGACATTGTGAAGCGGACGGCGAGAACCGGGGAAAAAGGCTCTTTCGGTGACGGCAAAATCTTCGTTCTCCCCGTATTGGAAGCGTATACAATCAGTAGCGGCAAAAAAGAACTGTAA
- a CDS encoding glycosyltransferase family 4 protein, whose product MNICMIAPGRFPLPGSGSVEICIWAVARQLARRHNVTVICRETPGQPDREMLEGVRLIRLPADTPRLYFAWAVKTASEEPYELIQVDNRPHLMAAVKRAVPGTPVVLFLHSLTFVPATLKVAKSLREADLIAVNSLSLGSRLSGRFPSGRLPLAVVPLGADLSRFAPLPEEERRQLRREFGLPERFTVLFVGRIIPRKGLPVLMRAAAVLGRRLPVHLVIAGTGKPVYMRSLKKLAQRLRLSVSFAGGIPHADIHRIYQIADCLVCPSQQHESFGLVNVEAMASGLPVIASNNGGIREIIVSGRNGFLVDRYRESSSFARTMLALARDPERALSIGMKGRRDATEAFDWARTAGRLESLYAWLCKLQEKNK is encoded by the coding sequence ATGAACATCTGCATGATCGCGCCGGGACGGTTCCCGCTTCCGGGCAGCGGCTCCGTCGAAATCTGCATCTGGGCGGTAGCAAGGCAGCTTGCCCGCCGGCATAACGTCACCGTCATCTGCCGGGAAACTCCCGGGCAGCCAGACCGGGAGATGCTCGAAGGCGTCCGGCTGATCCGTCTGCCAGCGGATACTCCCCGCCTGTACTTTGCCTGGGCGGTGAAGACCGCCTCGGAGGAACCGTACGAGCTGATTCAGGTCGATAACCGCCCGCATCTGATGGCCGCCGTAAAGAGGGCGGTCCCCGGAACTCCCGTTGTACTGTTCCTGCACTCCCTGACCTTTGTGCCCGCCACACTGAAGGTCGCCAAAAGCCTCCGTGAGGCCGATCTGATCGCCGTCAACAGCCTGTCCCTGGGCAGCAGACTGTCGGGACGCTTCCCCTCCGGCCGCCTGCCGCTTGCGGTTGTGCCGCTGGGCGCCGATTTGTCCCGCTTCGCGCCGCTTCCAGAGGAGGAGCGGCGGCAGCTCCGCCGGGAATTCGGGCTGCCCGAGCGCTTTACGGTTCTGTTCGTCGGGCGGATCATCCCGCGCAAAGGCTTGCCCGTCCTGATGCGGGCGGCAGCTGTCCTCGGAAGACGGCTGCCGGTCCATCTCGTCATCGCCGGAACGGGAAAGCCCGTCTATATGCGCAGCCTCAAGAAGCTCGCGCAGCGCTTGCGCCTGTCCGTTTCTTTTGCCGGCGGCATTCCTCATGCGGACATCCACCGGATCTACCAAATCGCCGACTGCCTGGTCTGCCCGTCGCAGCAGCATGAATCATTCGGGCTGGTCAACGTGGAAGCGATGGCCTCCGGTCTGCCGGTAATCGCCTCGAATAACGGCGGCATCCGCGAAATTATCGTATCTGGCCGCAACGGCTTCCTGGTGGACCGGTACCGGGAGAGCTCCTCGTTCGCGCGGACGATGCTGGCGCTGGCCCGGGACCCGGAGCGGGCACTCTCCATCGGCATGAAGGGGCGGCGGGACGCCACCGAAGCGTTTGACTGGGCGCGGACGGCCGGCCGGCTCGAATCCCTATACGCTTGGCTCTGTAAACTTCAAGAAAAAAATAAATGA
- a CDS encoding YheC/YheD family protein, with protein sequence MKAKSTLTSKWIKTKVLLRSPEISALIPETARLTRENAKRMLDKYGMVYIKPEVGTFGNGVIRAERRAGERGAVYWFQSGTKQRTFSTFEAFYASLKPITKGRSYLIQKGIDLLKAGGRRFDIRVMVQRGPRGIWETTGLIGRVAGKGKIVTNYHAGGKPTAVEKLLAPHTDAAQLAATIKRLKKLGKDIGQFYKKNYPGFKQLGVDIGLDRSLTPWIIEVNTSPDPFIFNQLKDKSMYRKVMAFRRAQQSPSKR encoded by the coding sequence ATGAAGGCAAAATCCACGTTGACCAGCAAATGGATTAAAACGAAGGTGCTGCTGCGCAGTCCGGAGATTTCGGCACTGATTCCGGAGACGGCAAGGCTGACCCGGGAGAACGCCAAGCGGATGCTGGACAAATACGGGATGGTGTATATCAAGCCGGAGGTCGGCACGTTCGGAAACGGTGTCATCCGGGCGGAGCGCAGGGCCGGGGAACGGGGAGCCGTGTACTGGTTCCAGAGCGGAACGAAGCAAAGAACGTTCAGCACCTTTGAGGCGTTTTATGCCTCGCTGAAGCCGATCACCAAAGGCCGAAGCTACCTGATTCAAAAAGGAATCGACCTGCTGAAAGCGGGAGGGCGACGTTTTGACATCCGGGTCATGGTCCAGCGCGGTCCGCGCGGCATCTGGGAGACGACGGGGCTGATCGGCAGAGTGGCCGGGAAGGGGAAGATTGTCACCAACTACCACGCTGGCGGAAAGCCGACGGCTGTGGAGAAGCTGCTCGCGCCCCATACGGACGCTGCGCAGTTGGCTGCTACAATAAAACGTCTGAAGAAGCTCGGTAAAGATATCGGGCAGTTCTACAAGAAAAATTACCCCGGGTTCAAGCAGCTTGGCGTCGATATCGGCCTTGACCGTTCCCTGACGCCCTGGATCATTGAAGTCAATACCAGTCCCGATCCGTTCATTTTCAATCAGCTTAAGGACAAATCAATGTACCGTAAAGTTATGGCCTTCCGCCGGGCGCAGCAATCCCCCTCCAAACGCTGA
- a CDS encoding glycosyltransferase family A protein produces MSDSLTLSVAICTRNRHEDMRKCLISIFGQQGIAGSAIEILIIDDGDTEEAWLEEVRKEMPSNMELSYHKKKREEAGLLRSRIYATHASRSETLLFLDDDVELELDYLAVLLETFKRYPDAVGVGGVDQSFSCSLKGRLLMLISGRSRFAPGKLSYSGFASSMNLWNRQKKIFRTEFLHGCNMCFRKSALRDVEPVEWLNGYSLGEDLYLSYLASLYGPMVINPGLKLIHHGSPASRDKEELVAYTKVINHYELLKLRTGRLTPFRYAMLLWTTLFLYAETAFKRRKEASTGYLRGIRELRSVLARSGSTGV; encoded by the coding sequence TTGAGCGACTCTCTGACATTGTCGGTAGCCATTTGCACCCGGAACAGACATGAGGATATGCGAAAATGCCTGATATCGATCTTCGGGCAGCAGGGCATCGCTGGTTCGGCGATCGAAATTCTGATTATTGACGACGGCGATACGGAAGAAGCTTGGCTGGAAGAGGTCAGGAAGGAAATGCCTTCAAACATGGAACTGAGCTACCACAAGAAAAAACGGGAGGAAGCCGGTCTCTTGAGATCGCGGATATATGCGACACATGCTTCCAGATCGGAGACCCTTCTCTTTCTGGATGACGATGTGGAGCTGGAGCTGGACTATCTGGCTGTCCTTCTGGAGACGTTTAAACGCTATCCCGATGCTGTCGGCGTCGGCGGTGTGGACCAGAGTTTCTCTTGTTCCCTGAAAGGGCGGCTGCTCATGCTGATCAGCGGCCGAAGCCGTTTCGCTCCCGGCAAGCTGTCCTATAGCGGATTTGCCTCGTCCATGAACTTGTGGAACCGGCAGAAGAAGATCTTCCGGACCGAATTCCTTCACGGTTGCAATATGTGCTTCCGCAAGTCCGCGCTGCGGGATGTGGAGCCGGTCGAGTGGCTGAACGGCTACAGCCTTGGCGAAGACCTGTATCTGTCCTATCTGGCCAGCCTTTACGGGCCTATGGTGATCAATCCTGGACTCAAGCTGATTCACCACGGTTCTCCGGCTTCCAGAGACAAGGAAGAGCTGGTTGCCTATACCAAGGTGATTAACCACTACGAGCTGCTGAAGCTCAGAACCGGCAGATTAACGCCTTTCCGCTATGCCATGCTGCTGTGGACGACCCTTTTCTTATATGCCGAGACCGCCTTTAAGCGGCGGAAGGAAGCGAGCACCGGCTATCTCAGAGGCATACGGGAGCTGAGAAGCGTGCTGGCCCGGAGCGGATCGACGGGCGTCTGA
- a CDS encoding response regulator: MVHRGIRMPLASGLMAAARMKDRLPGEQSSYIVTAAAYARREDRERCFPLGIRDFVSTRFFSPEFDRIQLTRRGEASQ; this comes from the coding sequence GTGGTACATAGGGGCATTCGGATGCCGCTGGCAAGCGGCCTGATGGCGGCCGCCCGGATGAAGGACCGGCTTCCCGGGGAACAGTCGTCGTATATTGTGACAGCGGCCGCATACGCTAGGAGAGAAGACCGCGAGCGGTGCTTTCCCCTCGGAATCAGGGATTTCGTCAGCACCCGGTTTTTTTCTCCGGAATTCGATCGGATTCAGCTCACGCGCCGGGGTGAGGCTTCGCAATGA